A part of Gemmatimonas groenlandica genomic DNA contains:
- a CDS encoding ECF-type sigma factor: MTHSDVLRAELDHLFSVTYEELRRLASSVRRSDPRASITPTALVNEAWLKLAGSPEVAHTSPMHFKRIAARAMRQVLIEAARRRQAGKRGADELHVTFDDAVNAVATDAEGLLALDDALTRLAAQAPRQALLVESRFFGGLSVPDTAALLDVSESTVLREWRLARAWLARELAVEA; this comes from the coding sequence ATGACTCATTCGGACGTGCTTCGCGCCGAGCTCGACCATCTCTTCAGTGTCACCTACGAAGAGCTGCGTCGTCTGGCGTCCAGCGTGCGCCGAAGCGATCCGCGCGCGTCGATTACCCCCACGGCGCTGGTGAACGAGGCGTGGCTCAAGCTGGCCGGTTCGCCCGAGGTCGCGCACACCTCGCCCATGCATTTCAAGCGCATCGCCGCGCGCGCCATGCGGCAGGTGCTCATCGAGGCCGCGCGGCGTCGCCAGGCCGGCAAGCGCGGCGCCGACGAACTCCACGTCACCTTTGATGATGCCGTGAACGCCGTCGCGACCGATGCCGAGGGGCTGCTCGCCCTCGATGACGCACTCACGAGGTTGGCGGCGCAGGCGCCACGACAGGCGTTGCTGGTGGAGAGCCGCTTCTTCGGTGGGCTCAGCGTTCCGGACACGGCCGCCCTGCTCGACGTCAGTGAATCCACCGTACTGCGTGAGTGGCGCCTCGCTCGCGCATGGCTCGCCCGGGAACTGGCCGTCGAGGCATGA